A section of the Leptospira noumeaensis genome encodes:
- a CDS encoding TolC family protein, with protein MKFLGKFLILFFFGIQSYAVFPKEKAVYELHSKDELFFLGEDSRAQDSKEKWNLNELEDFAVTSNPLYLREKQNIGMARGDIITASLYYNPIVNMQQQFMGASANAATGRPETSLIYNQPFDMSGVIPQREKVAKQEFLGTIASFRDFDRLFRLRLRQNFWTYLYVTEQINYQKEFLENYQDLLDLTKLRAEKGDISFLEYDRLALERVQIEREYRNARILRAQVVKNLRVLIGISDLNSPLTIKGRLEFISTREFGIEINDFDIEERPDLVALKIRQQRERMNIELKKREIIPPLTLGVEFLNKGNENVTGVYAATALPLFDRKQGEILKSEESYKKLGFDVDAKRNEIISEISAAIKELQARESQLLDYQKMGLLEKNKEVQEKSRLAYIRGASNLVTFLEAEKNYLSVLRSYYEIIYLYYNALEGYKASIGKMDSSEF; from the coding sequence ATGAAGTTTTTAGGTAAATTTTTAATCCTATTCTTTTTTGGAATTCAATCTTACGCTGTTTTTCCGAAAGAAAAAGCAGTGTATGAACTCCATTCGAAAGATGAGTTGTTTTTTCTCGGGGAAGACTCTCGGGCCCAAGATTCGAAAGAAAAATGGAACCTAAACGAATTAGAAGATTTTGCTGTTACTAGCAATCCACTGTACCTTCGTGAAAAACAAAACATTGGTATGGCGAGGGGAGATATCATTACTGCCAGTTTGTATTACAATCCAATTGTGAATATGCAACAGCAGTTTATGGGAGCTTCCGCGAATGCAGCGACAGGAAGGCCAGAAACATCCCTTATCTATAACCAACCATTTGATATGAGTGGTGTGATTCCGCAAAGGGAAAAGGTCGCCAAACAAGAGTTTCTCGGAACAATTGCAAGTTTTCGAGACTTCGATCGTTTGTTTCGTCTTCGTCTTCGCCAAAACTTTTGGACTTATCTATATGTTACAGAACAGATCAATTACCAAAAAGAGTTTTTAGAAAACTACCAAGACCTTTTGGATTTAACCAAACTGAGAGCGGAAAAGGGAGATATTTCCTTTTTGGAATACGATCGTTTGGCTTTGGAACGGGTTCAAATCGAAAGGGAATACCGAAATGCAAGGATCCTGCGGGCGCAAGTGGTAAAGAATTTAAGAGTTCTTATCGGAATTTCGGATTTGAATTCCCCTTTGACCATTAAGGGGAGGTTGGAGTTTATTTCCACTCGTGAGTTTGGAATTGAAATCAACGATTTTGATATCGAAGAAAGACCAGACTTAGTGGCTCTGAAAATTCGCCAACAAAGAGAGAGGATGAATATCGAATTAAAAAAACGTGAAATCATTCCTCCTTTAACTTTGGGTGTAGAATTTTTAAATAAAGGCAATGAAAATGTAACGGGCGTATATGCGGCAACGGCTCTACCATTGTTTGATCGGAAACAAGGGGAAATTTTAAAATCAGAAGAGTCTTATAAAAAATTAGGATTTGATGTGGATGCCAAACGAAACGAAATCATTTCTGAAATTTCAGCAGCCATCAAAGAATTACAGGCTCGGGAATCACAGTTACTTGATTACCAAAAAATGGGATTACTCGAAAAAAACAAAGAAGTCCAAGAGAAGTCAAGGCTTGCTTACATTCGTGGTGCATCAAATTTAGTAACTTTTTTAGAGGCGGAGAAAAACTATCTCAGTGTTCTTCGTAGTTATTATGAAATCATTTATCTCTATTACAATGCTTTGGAAGGATACAAAGCTTCTATCGGAAAGATGGATAGCTCGGAGTTTTAA
- a CDS encoding inorganic pyrophosphatase, with protein sequence MKPNYYVAHPWHGLELGPKAPDELDVFIELTPQDTVKYEIDKASGFIRVDRPQKYSNRSPTLYGFIPRTFSGEASGKHCSDVVGRPDIIGDGDPIDICVLSVNPITHGNMILTVIPIGGLRMIDKGEADDKIVAVLKGDEVFGEIKDISEVPKALINKLHHYFLTYKLDPNSPSTGTVEITEVYDRKEAIKVIQFGIEDYIKKFVTV encoded by the coding sequence ATGAAACCGAATTATTACGTAGCACACCCTTGGCATGGACTCGAGCTTGGACCAAAGGCTCCCGATGAGTTAGATGTATTTATTGAACTCACACCGCAAGACACAGTGAAATATGAAATCGATAAAGCTTCTGGTTTCATCCGAGTGGACAGACCGCAAAAATATAGCAACCGTTCCCCAACTTTATATGGATTCATTCCGAGAACATTTTCAGGAGAAGCTTCCGGAAAACATTGTTCGGATGTAGTCGGAAGGCCAGACATCATTGGTGATGGTGATCCTATCGACATCTGCGTACTCAGTGTGAATCCTATCACTCATGGAAATATGATTCTAACTGTAATTCCTATTGGGGGACTACGGATGATTGATAAGGGGGAAGCTGATGATAAAATTGTGGCTGTCCTCAAAGGGGACGAAGTGTTCGGTGAGATCAAAGATATTTCAGAAGTTCCGAAAGCTCTCATCAATAAACTTCATCATTATTTTTTAACTTACAAACTAGATCCAAACTCTCCATCCACGGGAACTGTGGAAATCACAGAAGTGTATGACCGTAAAGAAGCCATCAAAGTGATTCAGTTTGGGATCGAAGATTATATAAAGAAATTTGTAACTGTATGA
- a CDS encoding efflux RND transporter permease subunit produces the protein MLEKIIQFSIHKRATVLVITAVLTIVGFYNALNLSIDAIPDVTNVQVSAVTSVPGLSPLEVEQFITYPIELEFNGMPKVTEIRSISRTGVSSVTVIFEDGTDIYFARQLVNERLKQAENFIPKSYGRPELSPIATGLGDIYEFALVSESHTPEELRTVMEWEVARQLRSVKGIIDVNVVGGDAKQFQIKIDPKRLLSHNLTLSHITEALEGANVNLGGGYIQKDEEQFVIRGESQFKSIDDIARLSVRTSRDGIPLTLGQIAKVETGPALRFGLSTMNGKREVVGGTAMMLLGSNSLQVVSRVKEKMKEIESRLPQGMKIQVYYDRSEFIGRTLSTVFTNLVEAAIIVLVCLILTLGTVKGAFAVALAIPVSMMVATILMNAFGIVGNLMSLGALDFGLLVDGSIVMLESTLHGFLLRKSFLLSKTSAQDMEDGMEEVIMESCIKVVRASAFSVGIILLVYLPLMTLEGVEGRMFRPMAITVAFALGAALLYSITTFPALMSYIYKKPILHESAFWDKFQLKYGEVLTYGMKFKRQFTYAGIGVVLLSFILASTLGSEFLPRIDEGEIAIDIKRLPSTAINHSRDLNLEMEKVILKFPEAVSVVSRQGRGESAAEPIGSEEGEMMVKLKPKKEWVSANDREELMELMKNSVNNSVPSSYISLSQPIENRVNALLSGSKADIVIKIYGDDLKSLKAIADNYASKIKKIQGAADLRVQKLLGLPLLEIKMNRGNMARYGVRAEEVLTTIETLRVGANAGKVYEGYKRFDLIVRLDADLTDIGVIENVPVMTELGGTVPLGQVTDITMTEGPAALYHEGLKRRILVEVNVRGRDMIGFVNDVQAATQSIESSLPQGYYVDWGGQFENFTRAKNRLAIVIPIAGAIIFAMLFIAFGSVYYALGVFILVPLSLSGGILSLVIRGLPFSIPAGVGFIAAAGISVLNGVVYASALKDQLKVTRDPSKAVVEAAVYTLRAVATTELVAIIGFLPMAIASSAGAEVQRPLATVVMGGVLVATILSRFLLPIAFEFLVKLAQRQEIRQMERERKMNEYFVEEMKKYKASEIHTDHGHSHHDEPYQNESSNEDESKSNKQNQKSKRKRT, from the coding sequence ATGTTAGAAAAAATCATTCAGTTTTCCATTCACAAACGGGCCACAGTCCTTGTGATCACTGCAGTGTTGACCATTGTGGGATTTTATAATGCTCTCAATTTATCCATTGATGCCATTCCGGATGTGACTAACGTCCAGGTATCGGCGGTCACTTCTGTTCCTGGACTTTCTCCACTTGAGGTGGAACAATTTATTACTTATCCCATTGAACTAGAGTTTAACGGGATGCCAAAGGTGACAGAGATTCGTTCGATCTCAAGAACGGGCGTAAGTTCTGTGACTGTTATCTTTGAAGACGGAACAGACATATATTTTGCAAGGCAACTTGTAAATGAAAGATTAAAACAAGCAGAGAACTTTATTCCCAAATCATACGGGAGGCCAGAGTTATCACCCATTGCCACAGGTCTTGGTGATATTTATGAATTTGCCCTTGTATCAGAAAGTCATACTCCCGAAGAACTTAGAACGGTTATGGAATGGGAAGTCGCAAGACAACTTCGTTCGGTCAAAGGAATCATTGATGTGAACGTAGTGGGGGGAGATGCCAAACAATTCCAAATTAAAATTGACCCCAAACGTTTGTTATCTCATAATTTAACACTTTCTCATATTACAGAAGCACTGGAAGGTGCCAACGTCAACCTTGGTGGCGGTTACATCCAAAAAGACGAAGAACAATTTGTGATTCGCGGCGAAAGTCAATTTAAATCCATCGATGACATTGCAAGATTATCTGTTAGAACATCAAGAGATGGAATTCCACTCACCCTTGGTCAAATTGCTAAAGTGGAAACGGGACCTGCTCTTCGTTTTGGATTAAGCACAATGAACGGAAAACGCGAAGTTGTGGGTGGGACTGCCATGATGTTACTCGGTAGTAACTCCCTCCAAGTTGTTAGCCGTGTGAAAGAAAAAATGAAAGAGATTGAATCCCGTCTTCCACAAGGGATGAAAATTCAAGTTTATTATGACCGGTCTGAATTCATTGGCCGAACTCTTTCTACTGTATTTACCAATTTGGTGGAAGCTGCCATCATCGTTTTAGTTTGTCTCATTTTAACATTAGGTACTGTTAAGGGAGCCTTTGCTGTCGCCCTTGCCATTCCTGTTTCCATGATGGTGGCAACCATTCTTATGAACGCCTTTGGGATTGTGGGAAACTTGATGTCTCTTGGTGCTCTTGACTTTGGCCTTCTTGTGGATGGTTCCATTGTGATGTTGGAATCCACACTCCATGGATTTTTACTTCGTAAAAGTTTTTTACTTTCGAAAACTTCTGCCCAAGACATGGAAGATGGAATGGAGGAAGTCATTATGGAGTCCTGTATCAAAGTGGTGCGGGCTTCTGCTTTTAGTGTGGGGATTATTTTACTCGTTTATTTACCGCTCATGACACTGGAAGGAGTAGAAGGAAGGATGTTCCGACCGATGGCTATTACCGTTGCGTTCGCGTTAGGTGCAGCCCTTCTTTATTCCATTACTACGTTTCCGGCACTCATGTCTTATATTTATAAAAAACCAATTTTACATGAATCTGCTTTTTGGGACAAATTCCAACTCAAATATGGGGAAGTCCTTACTTATGGAATGAAATTCAAACGCCAGTTTACTTATGCAGGAATTGGTGTGGTATTACTCTCTTTTATACTCGCATCAACTCTTGGTTCTGAATTTTTACCTAGGATTGATGAAGGGGAAATCGCGATCGATATCAAAAGATTACCTTCCACAGCCATCAATCATTCACGTGATTTAAACCTGGAAATGGAAAAGGTAATTTTGAAATTTCCGGAAGCAGTCAGTGTTGTTTCTAGACAAGGCCGTGGTGAGTCAGCAGCGGAACCCATTGGATCGGAAGAAGGGGAAATGATGGTCAAACTGAAACCAAAGAAAGAATGGGTTTCTGCAAATGACCGTGAAGAACTGATGGAACTAATGAAAAATTCGGTGAACAATAGTGTTCCTTCTTCTTACATTAGTTTGTCGCAACCAATTGAAAACCGGGTCAATGCATTATTATCCGGTTCCAAAGCTGATATTGTAATCAAAATTTATGGGGATGATTTAAAATCCTTAAAGGCAATTGCAGACAATTACGCCTCCAAAATTAAAAAAATCCAAGGTGCTGCTGATTTACGAGTTCAGAAGTTACTTGGATTGCCACTTCTAGAAATCAAAATGAATCGCGGGAATATGGCTCGTTATGGGGTTCGAGCTGAAGAGGTGCTTACTACCATTGAAACTCTTCGCGTAGGAGCCAACGCAGGAAAGGTTTATGAAGGATATAAACGATTTGATCTCATTGTTAGGTTAGATGCGGATCTAACAGATATTGGTGTGATTGAAAATGTGCCCGTAATGACGGAACTTGGTGGAACCGTTCCATTGGGTCAAGTCACGGATATCACAATGACAGAAGGTCCGGCAGCCTTATACCACGAAGGATTGAAACGAAGAATCCTTGTGGAAGTAAACGTTCGTGGTCGAGATATGATTGGGTTTGTGAATGATGTGCAAGCAGCAACTCAGTCGATTGAATCTAGTTTGCCACAAGGTTATTATGTGGATTGGGGTGGCCAGTTTGAAAACTTCACTCGAGCGAAAAACCGATTGGCGATTGTGATTCCTATTGCAGGTGCCATTATTTTTGCAATGTTATTTATCGCATTTGGAAGTGTCTATTATGCATTGGGAGTTTTTATTCTAGTGCCTTTGTCGTTATCTGGTGGAATTTTATCCTTAGTGATTCGTGGCCTTCCTTTTTCCATTCCCGCTGGCGTTGGATTCATTGCTGCTGCTGGTATTTCCGTGTTAAACGGGGTTGTTTATGCCTCTGCATTGAAAGACCAATTGAAGGTGACTCGTGATCCTTCCAAAGCAGTTGTGGAAGCAGCCGTTTATACACTCCGAGCTGTAGCAACTACGGAACTTGTGGCCATCATTGGATTTTTACCTATGGCCATTGCATCCAGTGCGGGAGCAGAAGTGCAAAGACCGCTCGCAACAGTGGTTATGGGTGGGGTTCTTGTGGCGACCATCCTATCACGTTTTTTACTTCCCATTGCATTTGAGTTTTTAGTCAAACTAGCACAAAGACAAGAAATTAGACAGATGGAAAGAGAACGTAAGATGAATGAATACTTTGTAGAAGAAATGAAAAAATACAAAGCATCAGAAATTCATACGGATCACGGACATTCACACCATGATGAACCATATCAAAATGAATCATCAAATGAAGATGAATCTAAATCAAACAAACAAAATCAAAAATCAAAGAGAAAGAGGACTTAA
- a CDS encoding bactofilin family protein, which yields MKDESIDTIISDDITFRGTLSFNQTLKIKGQFKGTITSQGKLIIDETGDVEADVEVGSLVVHGNLKGNVDAKEKVELKKNGKVVGDIKTPGLEVEFGSKIIGNCIM from the coding sequence ATGAAAGACGAATCTATAGACACCATCATTAGCGACGACATCACGTTTCGCGGAACCCTTTCCTTCAATCAAACTTTAAAAATCAAAGGGCAATTCAAAGGCACTATCACTTCCCAAGGAAAACTCATCATTGATGAAACCGGTGATGTAGAAGCTGACGTAGAAGTTGGCAGCCTTGTGGTTCATGGAAACCTAAAAGGAAACGTAGACGCCAAAGAAAAAGTAGAACTTAAAAAAAATGGTAAGGTCGTAGGCGATATCAAAACTCCTGGACTCGAAGTCGAATTCGGTTCCAAAATTATTGGCAATTGCATCATGTAA